The DNA segment CTCCTGCTTTAACCCCTTTACTTCTCATTAAATCAGCTACGTACTTTGCTGTTCCAGCTGTTGAACCCATCACTACTATAGCTAACTCCGCGTCATTCATCATATATGGGTCTATTAACCCATATCTTCTACCTGTAAGCCCACCGTACTCTTCACCTACTTCTTTAATCACTCTGAGAGCGTGCTTCATAGCTTCAGCTTGCTGTCTTTTATGTTCAAAATAGTAATCCTGTAAATCTATAGCACCCATGGAGACTGGGTAATCAGGGTGTAAAACGTATGGGGTTAATTCGCCATTCGGTTTTTTAACAACCGGTATCTTCTTTTCTCCTATGAACTTTTTCACAGCATCATCAGGTAGCACCGCCACGTTTTCAAGTGTATGGCTTAAAATGAAACCGTCGATGTTAACCATTACGGGTAAAAGAACGTCTTTATGTTCTGCTATACGCCAAGCTTGGATTACCGTATCATATGCTTCCTGACTGTTTTCGCAGTATAATTGAATCCAGCCGCTGTCCCTTGCACCCATTGCATCTGAATGATCTCCGTGAATGTTTATAGGAGCGCTTAAAGCTCTATTGACGCACGTCATTACTATAGGGAGCCTTAAACCTGAGGCTATATATAGCATTTCATACATTAAAGCTAATCCTTGAGAAGCGCTAGCAGTGTAAGCTCTAGCCCCCGCAGCTGCAGCTCCTATAGAAGTTGACATCGCGCTATGCTCAGATTCAACTGGTATAAATTCAGTGGTAACTTCGCCGTTAGCCACATACTCTGAGAAAACTTCTACGATTATTGTTTGCGGTGTAATCGGGTAAGCGGCGACAACCTCTGGGTTGCATTGTTTAACAGCATATGCGCAGGCAGTATCCCCGTTCATCCCCATCATTTCTTGTTTAACAATCTTAGACACATCTATCACCTTTTAATCTTTCTCCTTAACCATTGTTATAGCGTGAACAGGACATTCTTCAGCGCATACGCCGCACCCTTTACAATGATCTAAATTTATCTCAATCATGTTCACGTCAGGTTTATATTTGATCGCTATATCCGGGCAGAATATAACGCATTGCATACACCTTGTACATTTATTATGGTCAACCACCGGTCTGAAACTTCTCCATTCACCAGTTTTATACTCTATGCTATTCAGCCAAGTTAAACCACCCATCGGTATTTCACGCCATGATTTTTCTTCGCTCATACTTTCTTAGCCTCCTCGTATGATCTCTTTATTAAAACGATATTTTTCTCGCCTATTGCACCTGAGAAGCGTTTCTGAACTTGTTTAAGCACGCTATCTAAGTTAACATAACCTGTAGCTTTTACAAGCGCGCCGATCATCGCGGTACTAGTTATATCTCTGCCGAGTATTTCTAAAGCTATATCAGAGGCTGGGACAACCCATAACTCTTGTTCATCTTTTAATTTAAGCTTGCTTTTAAGCGTGGAAGCATCTTCATGAGAGTTAACTACTAGTTTACCTTCAGGTTGCATTCCCTCTAATACATTCACCGCAGTTAGAAGCGTAGGGTCTAAAACGACTACGCTGTGAGGGTTATATATATCTGAATGTAATTTTATAGGCTGATCTGAGATTCTTACAAAAGCCATCATAGGCGCTCCAGCTCTTTCAGGTCCGAATGAAGGAAACGACTGCGCGTATTTTCCTTCCTCTAAAGCGGACATGGCTAAAAGCTGGGTTGCAGTCCAAGCGCCTTGACCGCCACGACCGTGAAATCTTATCTCGATAATCTTATTCATCGCAACTCCTCCTAGAAATCTGCCGTTTAAAAGTTATTATAAGTGATTTATAACGATTATGTTTTTTATAAATAATCTGCTAATTAAAACTTATAATAATCTTAAAATTATAGGCGGTCTCTCACAACATTTATATGTGAGTTTAAAGGCTTTAAACAAAAATAATCTAGGTAACCTGTATTTTCAGTGAGCTTTCACGTTTTATAATTTAAACGATTCTTTCAGTGTTTCAAGTTCGATTTTAAAATTTAAAGCTTTAGCTGAATGCGTTATATATCCTAAGGAGACTACGTCAACTCCAGTTTTCGCGTACTCTTCTATGTTTTCTTCGTTGATTCCCCCCGAGGCTTCTAATAATATTTTATCCCTTAGTTTATGTTCTTCAAGTTTTCTAATAGTCGATATTATACTGGCAGGTTTCATATTATCTAGCATGATTATATCCGCTCCGTTTTTAGCTGCTTTAACAGCGTCATCTTCGTTTTCCACTTCTATCTCAATTTTCTTCGTGAAGCTAACCTGCTTTCTAACTCTTCTAAGCGCTTCTTCCACCCCGCCTACTGCAGCGATATGATTGTCTTTTATTAATATGCAGTCGTCTAATCTCAGCCGGTGGGTGTCGCCTCCCCCTAACTGAACCGCTCTCTTATCGAAGTAGCCTAATAGAGGTATTGTTTTACGGGTTGCAGCTACGCGAATCTTAGGGTTTACTTTTTTAGCTTTTAACACGATTCTATGTGTTAGAGTTGCCACGCCGCTCATTCTCATCAAAAAATTTAATGCAGTTCGCTCGCATGTGAGGATCGCTTTTAAAGGACCTTTAATACTTGCTATTCTTAATCCCGGTTCAATAATTTGCTCACCGTCTTTTAGCTTCGCGTCTAAGTTTACATTAAACTCGTTGAAGAGTAGTTTAGCCTCCTGTAAGCCGGCTAAAACTCCTCTCTCCTCAGCTATTAGATCGGCTTCGCCGATTTCGCTCTCCGGTATTAACGCTTCTGTTGTTAGGTCTCCGTATCCTACATCTTCGAGAAAAGCTGTTAATACTTTTTGTTTAATCCATTGAAGGTTTTCAGGCATTTGTAAGCTCCACCATTCTGAGTATAGCTTTCCGAGCTTTATCAGCTATTTTACTTTCAACTTTAACTATTTTATCTTTGTTAACTAGTACCTCTTTAA comes from the Candidatus Odinarchaeum yellowstonii genome and includes:
- a CDS encoding 4Fe-4S binding protein yields the protein MSEEKSWREIPMGGLTWLNSIEYKTGEWRSFRPVVDHNKCTRCMQCVIFCPDIAIKYKPDVNMIEINLDHCKGCGVCAEECPVHAITMVKEKD
- the nadC gene encoding carboxylating nicotinate-nucleotide diphosphorylase, encoding MPENLQWIKQKVLTAFLEDVGYGDLTTEALIPESEIGEADLIAEERGVLAGLQEAKLLFNEFNVNLDAKLKDGEQIIEPGLRIASIKGPLKAILTCERTALNFLMRMSGVATLTHRIVLKAKKVNPKIRVAATRKTIPLLGYFDKRAVQLGGGDTHRLRLDDCILIKDNHIAAVGGVEEALRRVRKQVSFTKKIEIEVENEDDAVKAAKNGADIIMLDNMKPASIISTIRKLEEHKLRDKILLEASGGINEENIEEYAKTGVDVVSLGYITHSAKALNFKIELETLKESFKL
- the porA gene encoding pyruvate ferredoxin oxidoreductase, whose protein sequence is MMGMNGDTACAYAVKQCNPEVVAAYPITPQTIIVEVFSEYVANGEVTTEFIPVESEHSAMSTSIGAAAAGARAYTASASQGLALMYEMLYIASGLRLPIVMTCVNRALSAPINIHGDHSDAMGARDSGWIQLYCENSQEAYDTVIQAWRIAEHKDVLLPVMVNIDGFILSHTLENVAVLPDDAVKKFIGEKKIPVVKKPNGELTPYVLHPDYPVSMGAIDLQDYYFEHKRQQAEAMKHALRVIKEVGEEYGGLTGRRYGLIDPYMMNDAELAIVVMGSTAGTAKYVADLMRSKGVKAGVLRVRSFRPFPRDEIVKALSKVKACAVLDRSMSFGSYGGPLFVEIRSSFCYECQKPIMINYYYGLGGRDTPPHLLEDVFYDLKKIAETGKTGEEIRYLGLRDDREADNYKAELISFKDLNEGKIGGR
- a CDS encoding 2-oxoacid:acceptor oxidoreductase family protein, which produces MNKIIEIRFHGRGGQGAWTATQLLAMSALEEGKYAQSFPSFGPERAGAPMMAFVRISDQPIKLHSDIYNPHSVVVLDPTLLTAVNVLEGMQPEGKLVVNSHEDASTLKSKLKLKDEQELWVVPASDIALEILGRDITSTAMIGALVKATGYVNLDSVLKQVQKRFSGAIGEKNIVLIKRSYEEAKKV